From the genome of Salvelinus namaycush isolate Seneca unplaced genomic scaffold, SaNama_1.0 Scaffold3373, whole genome shotgun sequence, one region includes:
- the LOC120040241 gene encoding rho GTPase-activating protein 42-like, protein IFHQAPDPNVPLPQPQSRPSSRRSRAICLSTGPRKPRSIYTPTLCLADADSDTFSSSPGSTPLGSMESLSSHSSEQNSSSKTTATSSHHQPKDKASHPPGLWLGMGQGTSQWLGMGQGTSLEQGNGQGTSLKHGMGQGTSLKQEMGQGTSLGLEMGQGPTLGLRRSPSQLSSNGPGKGSVPSCLSSPESSSREDVETGRTDGESEGDALSLSSTSTTATPRGSIGPKKAPHSQTDLRPVPVTQLTQLNRSAAPSLRSLYISEGKSPTYLFK, encoded by the exons CCCCAGCCCCAATCCCGACCAAGCTCACGCAGGAGCAGAGCCATCTGCCTGTCCACTGGCCCTAGGAAGCCTCGCAGCATCTACACCCCAACACTGTGCCTTGCAGACGCTGACA GTGACACATTCAGCAGCAGTCCAGGCAGCACCCCCTTGGGAAGcatggagtccctctcctctcactcctctgaGCAGAACAGCTCCTCCAAGACCACTGCCACTTCCTCCCACCACCAGCCCAAAGACAAGGCTTCCCATCCCCCTGGCCTGTGGTTGGGGATGGGGCAGGGGACGAGCCAGTGGCTGGGGATGGGGCAGGGGACGAGCCTGGAGCAGGGGAATGGTCAGGGGACCAGCCTGAAGCATGGGATGGGGCAGGGGACCAGCCTGAAGCAGGAGATGGGTCAGGGGACCAGCCTGGGGCTAGAGATGGGTCAGGGCCCAACCCTGGGTCTCCGTCGCTCCCCCTCCCAGCTCTCTTCCAACGGGCCAGGGAAGGGAAGCGTCCCATCCTGCCTCAGCAGCCCAGAGTCTAGCTCCAGGGAAGACGTGGAGACAGGGAGGACAGACGGGGAGTCGGAGGGAGATGCTCTGAGTCTGTCCTCAACCAGTACCACAGCTACACCCAGGGGGTCCATCGGCCCGAAGAAAGCCCCCCACTCCCAGACGGATCTCCGGCCGGTGCCCGTGACCCAACTGACCCAGCTGAACCGCTCAGCTGCCCCCTCTCTGAGGTCACTGTATATCTCTGAAGGTAAGAGTCCAACATATCTCTTCAAATGA